The stretch of DNA GTGCATCCAGCAACCGCCCGACCTGCGCATCGGTAAAAGTAATGCTGGCCAAGTAGCCTTGTACGGCCTTTTTCCAATTGTTCGTGCGGGTCACATTGCGATGATCGCGCAGCCTGGCAAATTTCTTGCCAACTGCCGGTACGTCATCCAGATCATCGTCGAGCACCTTGGGCAAACGGATCGAATCGAGCGGGTATTGATCGAAATATTTCTGCGGGGCGTACCAGGGCAAGTGCGGCCGAAACAAACCGACCGCCAGGAAAAAGGGTTGGGGCTGTTTCTGTTTGAGGAAATCGATGCCCCAAGAGGTAACGACTGCATCGGACATCTCTTTATCGTCGACCTGCACCGGTCCCCAATCGAAATGGCTCGTTTTAGCGATCCCGTTTGCGGGGCGTTTTTCCGGATGCGGATCCTGCGGCCGCTTAAAATATTCGTGCCACGACGGCCGGTCGGGAAAACGGCCGTGATAGATCTTGCCGCCACCCCAGACACGATAGCCGGCCGCTTGAAACTGTTGCGGCAACGTCACCGCATCGGGCAGCGCGCGGCGCCATGGTTGCGAATTCTGGTACACGCCCGAGGTCGAGGGGCGGATGCCGGTCAGCAAACTGGCCCGCGAGGGATTGCAGGCCGGAGCTGAGCAATAGGCCCGCGTGAATAACACACCGCGACCCGCCAGCCGATCGAGGTTCGGCGTTTCGATTCCCGGATAACCGCCGAGCGCTCCGGTCCAGTCATTGAGATCATCGACAGCAATAAACAACACGTTCGGTTTTTCAGCGGCGGGCAAAGTGTTGCTGCCCAGCAAGACTAGTAGGGCGCCAGCCGAAATTCCCAGCGCGCACCGCAGCATCAATCGATTTGTCATAACCGGTATCCTGTTCAGGAAAGACAACCATGTTCCCGTTTGGCCCGCGGGCAAGACCGCCTCCAGGATACCCCGTACTCTCGCTCGTTGCCAGAATCAATTGCTAAGACGCTGCGGTTCATTCATCGACGAGCGATATCGATTCTAAAACCGCCGGATCAGCGGCGAGTTCGAGACGTCCCGTTCACTCTCAACCTGCGTCACGTCCGCCCGACTTTGGTCGCATTTGGTTTGGCGTCCACTCGGTCGATGCGTCATAACTCTCCTGACAACGACTCAGTAGTATGATTCAACAGCACAAGCCGGCTCTAGAACACGCCCGTAGCTACAGTTGCAACTGCAGCTCGCTCGCAACTCACCTGCGTTATTTCGATGAGCAGATGCTTGCGCTGTATCAGGGAGTTATAAAACCTGTCAGCTGTTGAGCAATTCGTGGAGCACGCGGCCGTTGGCGACGAGTGGCATGGGGCGACCCGCACGGCCGGGGATCGTGGTGTGTTCATCGATACCGACAAGGTGGTACATCGTCGCCAAGACATCCATCGGGCTGACTGGATTGTTTTGAACATAGCCTGCTTGGGAGTCACTGCTTCCCAGAACTTGCCCCGGGTTCAATCCGGCGCCAGAAAGCAAATTACAATAAGCATTCGACCAATGATCACGCCCCGGTGTTTTGGCACGTTCGATAATTTTCGGAGTGCGGCCATGTTCAGTCAGGACTAAAACTAACGTTTCGTCAAGCAGTCCCCGTTCCTCTAGGTCGATAATCAGTGCACTCAGCGCGCTATCCAGACCGGGCAGCAACTCGTTATTCAGACGTTTGTATAGGTTGAAGTGTGTGTCCCATGCCGTGTTGACGACCTTATATTCGTCCCAGAAAATAGAAACAACACGTCCACCGGCTTCTAGTAGCCGGCGTCCCGCGAGAACAGCTTGGCCGAACAGGTTCATGCCGTAGCGTTCGCGACGAGACATCGGTTCGCGCGATATATCGAGTGCCTCGCGAATCTCCTGTGACCGCAGCAGTGACCAAGCCATTTGTTGGTGTCGGCTAAGACTAGCGATAGCTTGCGATTCCTCAACAGTGCGGCGTTGCGACTCCAGTTGGCCTAGCAACGACTTCCGCTTGTTGAGCCGATCAAGGGTCAATCCAGGTTGTTGTTGTGCCGCACCTGAAACGGAAAACTTCAGCTCTGGTTTTACGCTGACAAACGGATCCTTCTCTTTTGTGCTACCGACACCAAAAACCCCGACCCGTTCAACCTCGCGTTTGGCCTCTCCATCAAATTCGGTATACACGGGGTCATATCCGCGACCCAGAAAACCGCCGTATGGCCCCGAACGTTGAAACAGTGGATTGAATTTGCTGAACCGAAATGGCAAGGCAAGATTGCGCGGGATCCCAGGCGAGAGTGCGTCCGGCGACCGGCGTTCTGCCAAATAATCCAGAACACTTCCAAAGAACGGATGATGCCGTGTATCCAAAGGGTGCGTCTCACTCTGGAAATCAACAGCAGGGTGCCCTGTTAATGTAAAGACATTTGAGTGATTGTTGTTGTCATGCGTCATGGACCGAATCAACGTCAAGCGGTCCATGATGCGTGCAGTTTGGGGGAGATGCTCGCTGATGCGAACGGTGGGGATCGCTGTCTGAATCGCTTTGTGTTCCCCACGGACTTCAGCAGCGGCGTCTGGTTTGGGATCAAATGTTTCCAGCTGTGAGGCCGCTCCGGCCAGATACAACAGGATGACGCGCTTTGCTTGCCCAAAGGTTGCTGCGCGTTGCACAGCTTTGGCTTGAGCGGTGGGTTCTCCCAGAAGTTGCGAGAGCGTCAACGCCCCTAGGCCGCAGGAACCGATGTTCAACACATCACGTCGGTTGACGCCGCGACAGAGTCGCTTTTGGGATCCCAGGATTCTCAGCATGAGGAGACGTCCGCTTGATCGGAATGGAGACACATTTCCGTCTTCGATGTTGTTTCAATATACTTAAAACTACCTCACGATGCCAACAGATTTTATAATGAAACCATCCTCGTATTTCGGCTCAAACCTCGCTGGGAGTATCTGTCATGTCAAAATCCTTTACGCTTCTAAGCGCTTTGCTCGTGCTCTGGTTCACAAACGCTTTGAATGCGGAGGATTTTGCCATTCGAGATGGCGAGACTGTCGGCTTTTTGGGGGATAGTATCACTGCAGCAAGGACATACGGAAAGCACATCGAAAAATTCACACTCTTGCGCTATCCGGAGCGGGAAGTGCATTTCATCAATTTGGGGAGAGGTGGTGACACAGCAGCGGGTGGCCTCAAGCGGCTTGAGCGGGATGTGTTTGATAATGGCGTGACTCTGCTAACCGTTGCGTATGGCGTCAACGATATCGGTTGGGGGGCCAAGGCGGATGACGAACACCGGCAATTGTATCTCGATTCGATTCGCAAAATCGTTGCGGCTTGCAAGAAACGAGGCGTCCGGGTTTATATTTGTTCGGCAGCAATCACCGCGGGACATCCTGACAAGACCAAGAATGATTTTCTCCAACAGATGTGCGATGCGGGATTGGCCATTGCCCGAGATGAGGGGGCAGGGACCATTGATATTCAGCGGACCATGCGAGACATCCAGCGGTCGGTTCTTACCGCGAATGAGTCTCTTCCAGTTGAGAAGCATGAATCGTTGCACGTTGCCGACGGCATTCACCTGAATGACTTGGGGCAAATGGCGATGGCCTATGCGATTTTGAAGGGATTGGGAGCGCCGGCTGATGTCTCATCCTGTGTCATCGATGCCGCGGCTGGTCAGGTTCTAGAAACAAACGGTTGTCAAATCTCTGAGGTCACTGCTGCTGACGATACCATAACCTTCACGCGCCTGGATCGAGGCCTGCCGTACAACAGCGGCGCGTTCGCGACCTTGAAGTATCGCTACGTGCCCATGAATCAAATCAACCAATATCGACTGACGGTGCGGAATCTCAATCCCGGCAAGTACAAGCTCACGGTTTCCGGACGAGAAATCGGCATCTGGCGCGCAGGCGAATTCGCCAAGGGGCTTAATATCGCTTCCACAACTCCGGATGCTTGGCAGCCAGGCGGTCCTTGGGATGCGCAAGCGACTGTGTTGAAGTCTCTCACTGAGGCAAGGTACGAAGTCGATTTAGCCCACTTGCACGCGAAGCGGTCGCTGCCCGAGACTCCGTTGCTAGATTCGCTGACCAACCAAGCAGAACATGCCAATCAGGAAATTGAAGAAATGCAGCGATTTGTCGCCAAACCGCGACCGTATCAGTTTGTCCTGACCCGCGAAGCGGATGAGACGACAATTGCATCCCCACTAGAAAATCAGGTGTTTCAACGGCATGCCCGCAACGCGGGTCGGATCCTCATTCGGGGGAGGACCACGAGGGATGTGGATCAGGTCCAGGTTCGTTTTCGTGGGCAGCCGTTACAAGGAGAAGTTCCGGGTGAGTGGCAGTCGATCAAGTTCAATCGCGAGGACGGGGTATTCCAGAAATCACTGGAGTTTCCCGCCGGGGGGTGGTTTTCAATGGATCTCAAGCTGACCAAGGCAGGCCAAACCGTCGCACAGCAAACTGTCGACAAGTTCGGCGTCGGCGAGGTTTTTGTTGGGGCAGGGCAGTCCAACTCGACTAACTCGGGACAGTTCAAGACAAAACAAACGACCGGCATGGTCTCCTCCTTTAGTGGAGAGCATTGGCAGATCGCCGATGACCCTCAACCGGGAGTCGCAGACCGTTCACAGGGAGGGAGCTATTTCCCAGCGTTTGGTGATGCTCTGTATGAGGCGTATCAGGTTCCGATCGGTATCGCAGCCACAGGATATGGAGGGACGAGCGTCAATGCCTGGCAGCCAAAGGATGAAGGGCTATTTCGCTGGATGATGACACGTATCGATCAACTCGGTCCGCATGGATTTCGGGCGATTCTTTGGCACCAGGGAGAAAGCGATGTGGAAATGCCCAGTGACGAGTACTACGACAAACTCAAGCGTGTGATCGACACGAGTCGTGATGAAGCGGGTTGGAACATTCCGTGGCTCGTCGCCCAGGTCTCGTATCACAATCCCGATGCGCCTTCATTTAAAACAACACGTACGGCGCAAGCAAAATTGTGGGCCGAGGGCGTGGCCCTGGAAGGGCCGGATACGGACACACTGACAGGTGATCATCGTGACTTAGATGGAAAAGGAATCCACTTCAGCCCCAAAGGTCTCAAAGCACATGGGCTGCTGTGGAGCGAACAGGTCAAACCATTGATTGATAAGGCCATCCAATAGTTATCGTTTGTTCATCAACATGAAGTTGTTGTAGTCATTATATTCGCCGTAAGGGCTTACTTACATCGCTTCGTACGGCAAGCAAAGTCAAAAGTCGGCAAGGATAGTTGCGTCTCTGCCGCACCTAAAAAACTACTTCATCTGCTGAATCCACTCGCGGAGTAACTCCACCCCCTCTTCATCAATGACGCTTGAGCCAATGTGGGGCATGCGTCCGATTTTAAGCAAGCTCATGCGATGTGTGAGCAGTGAGCGGTCCGGGTGGCCGGGGGCGATGAGGCGCGCGTCTTTAATGCCGTAGTGGCCTCGTTCAGGCGTGGCATCAATGAGTCCAGCTTTGCTGAGTGGCAAATCGGCCAGCAACTGAAAATCGGTGAGACCTCCCCCCCAGAGTCGATGGCAGTGCGAGCAGTTGGCGTGGAGATAAGACCGCGCCCGGTCGTTGATACTTTGGGTATGGTCGTGATAGTCGGCCAGTCGAGGAAGAGCCTCCGGAGACTGGGGAAGCGGCTTGGCGAAAACTCCCCACTCTTCGAGTTGTGCAAGCTGATTCCGTGGTTGGCCATCGCCGTAATCGTGCAGCCGGTTCATTTGCAGTGTGTTGACACCGAGTGCATATTTGGCAGCCATCGTATGGCAGAGCGTGCATTCGGCCCGGCTGGGGAAGTGCCAAGTCTGCTGCCTCACTCCCCCGGGGGCGTTTTTATCCTGAATGTTCAGTACACGGTCCGCTCCTTGTGCATCGAGCAAAACAGCATCGGTCTGAGCGTCATTCCAGACGTAGGTGTAGCCTCGCCAAAACTGTGCCCCGTACCGCTCGCGATCGCCCGGCATGCTTTTGAAATGCAGGAGACGCGTCTCCAATCGGCGTGTGGATAAGGGATTGCCGGCTTCCATTTCCAGCGAAAATGTTTTGACAAGCACCGTTCCATCGGGAAATCGCCAGCCGGGGGGTGGCGCGGGATAAGTGACGTCGTCGAAGAGAATTTGTGAATCGCCGGGCCTGGCGATAAATCGTTCCTTGCTGGCTCCATCCGACCAGAGTGGAGCATTGACCGAGTAAGGAATCAGCCCCGGCTGTGGAATGTGGTCGGTGGTGGAAACAAACAGGCCGGTCTCACTGAGCAAACGAGGGAATGTTGGCTCGTCCTCATCAGGCAGTGGCGCCGGGACCAACCGTTGGAGTGTGCCGCTCACATGGTCGACGACAAGCACTTCGCCTTGCTTGTTTTGAGCGAAGGCGACAATCCGGAATTGCGTGTCGGCCAGTTGACGTGGCTTCGTGGGCTGACCACCCACGAGTCGCACACTCCAGATCTTGCCCGTGTCGTAATCACCATAGATGTAACAGCCATGCAGGTCGGCCGGTTCGGCTGCTTCCCAAATGTATCCCCCGGTGATGGAACGTGATTCGCTGTGAGGATGTTCGAGCAACGGCGGCTGTATCGGTGTCGGTCCCAGCTGGCGGTCCGGTTTGAAATCATGGGTTCCCTCTTTGATGCTCCAACCGTAGTTGCCACCCGGTTGAACGAGCTCGATCATCTCCCACAAATCCTGACCAACATCCCCCGCCCAGAGATGGCCCTCGCCGTCAAAGCTGAACTTCCAAACGTTGCGATGTCCATAAGAATAGACTTCCGGACAGGCATCGGGCGTATTGATAAAAGGATTGTCTGCCGGAATAGCATAAGGCTTGTCCCCTGCGGAACGATCGACGTCGATGCGGAGGATGGAAGCGAGAAAATCGTCGATGCGCTGACCGGTCAAGTGCCAATCGGCCCAGCCACTGCCATCACCGGTAGAAACATACAACAGGCCATCGGGACCAAACCGGACACAGCCGCCGTTGTGCCCTCCGGCTAGCCAAGACAGCAGGACGACTTCTGACAGCGGCTTGGCATGAAAACGATCATCGGCTGAAGTTTCGAATCGCGACAGCCGGGTCCCATCCTCAGCCCCCTCTTTCACGATGGAGACAACAAACAAGCGGCCATTGTTCACAAAGTCCGGATGCGCGGCGGCCCCGTAAATAGTCCGCTCAAGATCCATCAACAGCTTGGGCTTGGCATCGGGAGTGTCTGCAAACGTGAACAGTTTGCCGTTCCGTTCGCAGAGCAGAAACCGGTTGGTCCCGGGAATCAGGCTGATTGCCAATGGCTCGTCAAACTTCAATTCTGGAAAAGCATTCTCCAGCTGATAGGGAAGCGGCGGGTCGGGTGTCCCGTGGATCCGAGAGGTGGTCCAGAGCGCACGATCACTTTTGGTTGAGGAGCCTTGCTCAGCAGTCAGGCTCTGGTCCCCGGTCAAGGAGACCAGGCCAATCAAGCCAAGAACTATTGGGAAAAAGTGCCGAGAGTCTCTCCCCAATCGTTGTTTTCTTTTTCCGAGCATTTGGTAATGCGTCCGAAAATGATATCGAAGCGGATTCCAGATGTAATAAAACTCTGTTCCCTCGCCAGCCAAGCCGGTTTTGACAGATGCCATGCATCGCTAAATGCAATGAGGCAGCGCGGCATGGAATGCTGGGGTCTAGATATCTGTTTTCGGGCGAGTGCGGAACGCATCAGGCGTCTGCTTTTGGGCCATCTGCTTGTCTCCCAACCGTTTGACTGCCGCTTCGGTCACCGCCGTTCCCTTCAGATTCAATTCGTGAATCACGTAGATATTCGAAACGCTGTCGAGCCCAGCATCCGTGATTTTTGTATTGCTGAGGTCCAGGAAAAAGACTTTTTGCAGAACCTCATCCTTGTCGAGCTGTGCTAACTGTTCATCCGTAATCGAGGAATCGGCTAGATTGAGTTCATAGACCGATTTCTCCTTGGCGACTTCGGCGATGGCGTTGAGCAACGCATCATCAAGTTCCGCACCACTCAGGTCAATAAACCAGCCGACACCGTTCAACCCATGCATGGAACGCTTTTCCATGACGGCTGAACCACCGGCATCGGCGATCATTTCGGAAAAAGCATTTCGTTTGTCCAGCATTTGCTGGTATTCGCTTTTGCCCTCAAATAGGCCGCAACCCGTCAACAGAAAGAATCCACTGGCGACAACCAGGCATTTTGCCCACCCAGCGCAACGTACCTGGGCATCTAAATCGAAGGACATCTGCAATCCTCTGCTAAAAATAATCTTGCCATGACATAGCCCGGGTATCCGGGCGTGTATCAATGTCGGGGTGCAAACAATGCATTGTTTGCACCCCGATTCTCTTAGCTTTTTGCAGGTGAGATGATTCCCACTTGCTGCGGTTTAATACTCCTGAGGCCTCCATGGCTTCGGGGTATTATTTCCAGCGAAAATTAGCAATACGTTTTAGAATTCGTTAACCACAAGACCATCGTTCATCGACCCAAGCAGGTGGTAAATTCCCACATCGTTCGAATCATTCGGGGAATCGTTCCACTGAATGCTGTCATTGATGAAGTGCACCGAACCGTCTCCCAACAAAAAGAAGGCACCGCCTTGGTGTTGGCTGCTAAACGCGATCTTCGGGTTGTCTACAGCGTTCGTGTCAGACGGGTCGAGGCTATGTTTGCCGGTATTCATTTGATACTCAGTCAAACCAGCCAGACACCAAACGTTCGTAATGCCCTCTTCGGATAACTCTTGACCGGCCCAAATACCCGCCCAGAATCCATC from Symmachiella dynata encodes:
- a CDS encoding sulfatase, with the protein product MTNRLMLRCALGISAGALLVLLGSNTLPAAEKPNVLFIAVDDLNDWTGALGGYPGIETPNLDRLAGRGVLFTRAYCSAPACNPSRASLLTGIRPSTSGVYQNSQPWRRALPDAVTLPQQFQAAGYRVWGGGKIYHGRFPDRPSWHEYFKRPQDPHPEKRPANGIAKTSHFDWGPVQVDDKEMSDAVVTSWGIDFLKQKQPQPFFLAVGLFRPHLPWYAPQKYFDQYPLDSIRLPKVLDDDLDDVPAVGKKFARLRDHRNVTRTNNWKKAVQGYLASITFTDAQVGRLLDALDASGHAENTIIVLWSDHGWHLGEKHHWRKFALWEEATRVTMMITAPGITQPGGRCQRTVSLLDIYPTLCDLCGLDQPEVLEGESLQPLLKNPSSRLDASRRHHTRPQQPRRPQRTLAVYSV
- a CDS encoding PQQ-dependent sugar dehydrogenase, yielding MASVKTGLAGEGTEFYYIWNPLRYHFRTHYQMLGKRKQRLGRDSRHFFPIVLGLIGLVSLTGDQSLTAEQGSSTKSDRALWTTSRIHGTPDPPLPYQLENAFPELKFDEPLAISLIPGTNRFLLCERNGKLFTFADTPDAKPKLLMDLERTIYGAAAHPDFVNNGRLFVVSIVKEGAEDGTRLSRFETSADDRFHAKPLSEVVLLSWLAGGHNGGCVRFGPDGLLYVSTGDGSGWADWHLTGQRIDDFLASILRIDVDRSAGDKPYAIPADNPFINTPDACPEVYSYGHRNVWKFSFDGEGHLWAGDVGQDLWEMIELVQPGGNYGWSIKEGTHDFKPDRQLGPTPIQPPLLEHPHSESRSITGGYIWEAAEPADLHGCYIYGDYDTGKIWSVRLVGGQPTKPRQLADTQFRIVAFAQNKQGEVLVVDHVSGTLQRLVPAPLPDEDEPTFPRLLSETGLFVSTTDHIPQPGLIPYSVNAPLWSDGASKERFIARPGDSQILFDDVTYPAPPPGWRFPDGTVLVKTFSLEMEAGNPLSTRRLETRLLHFKSMPGDRERYGAQFWRGYTYVWNDAQTDAVLLDAQGADRVLNIQDKNAPGGVRQQTWHFPSRAECTLCHTMAAKYALGVNTLQMNRLHDYGDGQPRNQLAQLEEWGVFAKPLPQSPEALPRLADYHDHTQSINDRARSYLHANCSHCHRLWGGGLTDFQLLADLPLSKAGLIDATPERGHYGIKDARLIAPGHPDRSLLTHRMSLLKIGRMPHIGSSVIDEEGVELLREWIQQMK
- a CDS encoding sialate O-acetylesterase — protein: MSKSFTLLSALLVLWFTNALNAEDFAIRDGETVGFLGDSITAARTYGKHIEKFTLLRYPEREVHFINLGRGGDTAAGGLKRLERDVFDNGVTLLTVAYGVNDIGWGAKADDEHRQLYLDSIRKIVAACKKRGVRVYICSAAITAGHPDKTKNDFLQQMCDAGLAIARDEGAGTIDIQRTMRDIQRSVLTANESLPVEKHESLHVADGIHLNDLGQMAMAYAILKGLGAPADVSSCVIDAAAGQVLETNGCQISEVTAADDTITFTRLDRGLPYNSGAFATLKYRYVPMNQINQYRLTVRNLNPGKYKLTVSGREIGIWRAGEFAKGLNIASTTPDAWQPGGPWDAQATVLKSLTEARYEVDLAHLHAKRSLPETPLLDSLTNQAEHANQEIEEMQRFVAKPRPYQFVLTREADETTIASPLENQVFQRHARNAGRILIRGRTTRDVDQVQVRFRGQPLQGEVPGEWQSIKFNREDGVFQKSLEFPAGGWFSMDLKLTKAGQTVAQQTVDKFGVGEVFVGAGQSNSTNSGQFKTKQTTGMVSSFSGEHWQIADDPQPGVADRSQGGSYFPAFGDALYEAYQVPIGIAATGYGGTSVNAWQPKDEGLFRWMMTRIDQLGPHGFRAILWHQGESDVEMPSDEYYDKLKRVIDTSRDEAGWNIPWLVAQVSYHNPDAPSFKTTRTAQAKLWAEGVALEGPDTDTLTGDHRDLDGKGIHFSPKGLKAHGLLWSEQVKPLIDKAIQ
- a CDS encoding DUF1501 domain-containing protein gives rise to the protein MLRILGSQKRLCRGVNRRDVLNIGSCGLGALTLSQLLGEPTAQAKAVQRAATFGQAKRVILLYLAGAASQLETFDPKPDAAAEVRGEHKAIQTAIPTVRISEHLPQTARIMDRLTLIRSMTHDNNNHSNVFTLTGHPAVDFQSETHPLDTRHHPFFGSVLDYLAERRSPDALSPGIPRNLALPFRFSKFNPLFQRSGPYGGFLGRGYDPVYTEFDGEAKREVERVGVFGVGSTKEKDPFVSVKPELKFSVSGAAQQQPGLTLDRLNKRKSLLGQLESQRRTVEESQAIASLSRHQQMAWSLLRSQEIREALDISREPMSRRERYGMNLFGQAVLAGRRLLEAGGRVVSIFWDEYKVVNTAWDTHFNLYKRLNNELLPGLDSALSALIIDLEERGLLDETLVLVLTEHGRTPKIIERAKTPGRDHWSNAYCNLLSGAGLNPGQVLGSSDSQAGYVQNNPVSPMDVLATMYHLVGIDEHTTIPGRAGRPMPLVANGRVLHELLNS